From one Bacteroides eggerthii genomic stretch:
- a CDS encoding aminotransferase class IV family protein: protein MCQFIETIRIDSGEARNLTYHEQRLNDTRNHFWPGSHALQLADFLPPVPESGIHKLRIVYGQDGIEDVTCTPYLLRPIRSLALIQADDISYTYKSTDRQVLDRLFAQRGSCDDILIVRRHLLTDTSIANIALFDGKHWHTPQSPLLKGTKRAELLDKGILSERKIHVEDIPSYSTVRLFNAMIDWGELELPAVCLHSAFRTPHSPLQK, encoded by the coding sequence ATGTGCCAATTTATTGAAACAATACGCATAGACAGCGGTGAAGCCCGTAATCTGACCTACCACGAACAAAGGCTGAATGACACCCGCAACCACTTCTGGCCCGGCAGCCATGCGCTGCAACTGGCGGACTTCCTGCCCCCCGTTCCCGAAAGCGGCATACACAAGTTACGTATCGTCTACGGTCAAGACGGCATCGAAGATGTGACCTGCACGCCCTATCTCCTCCGCCCCATCCGTTCACTGGCATTGATACAGGCAGACGACATCAGCTACACCTACAAAAGCACCGACCGCCAAGTCCTCGACCGATTGTTTGCACAGCGCGGCTCTTGCGACGACATACTGATTGTCCGCCGGCATCTGCTCACCGACACCAGCATTGCCAACATCGCCCTTTTTGACGGCAAACACTGGCACACTCCCCAATCTCCCCTGCTGAAAGGGACTAAACGTGCAGAACTGTTAGACAAAGGAATCCTCTCTGAAAGGAAAATACACGTAGAAGACATCCCGTCCTACTCCACCGTCCGTCTCTTCAATGCGATGATAGATTGGGGTGAACTGGAGCTTCCTGCCGTTTGCCTTCATTCAGCATTCCGGACACCCCATTCCCCGTTGCAGAAATAG
- a CDS encoding aminodeoxychorismate synthase component I, with translation MKALDKETAIARMNTFGRKDIPFLFIIDYTQECSYVEALDKIDASACLYQFRGTGNAPIADTRYAGPTNWEFTPPSPAAYRHSFDIVKQNLLAGNSYLTNLTCKVPLRTNLALKDIFLYSHALYKLWLKDSFVCFSPEIFVRMEEGKIKSFPMKGTIDATLPHAEAILLDDAKEAAEHATIVDLIRNDLSMVSEHVTVTSYRYIDRLQTNKGPILQTSSEICGNLPHDYTKRLGDILFKLLPAGSITGAPKPRTMQIIAEAEGYERGFYTGVMGCYAGGRLDSAVMIRFIEQENGQLYFKAGGGITAQSRWESEYNEVKQKIYVPIY, from the coding sequence ATGAAAGCGTTGGACAAAGAAACAGCCATCGCCCGGATGAACACATTCGGGCGTAAAGACATTCCTTTTTTGTTTATCATTGACTATACGCAAGAATGTTCCTACGTTGAAGCTCTTGACAAGATAGACGCCTCCGCCTGCCTTTACCAATTCAGAGGTACGGGCAATGCCCCCATTGCGGACACCCGATATGCCGGGCCGACGAACTGGGAATTCACTCCCCCGTCACCTGCCGCTTACCGCCATTCTTTCGACATCGTAAAGCAGAACTTGCTGGCCGGCAACAGCTACCTGACCAATCTGACATGCAAAGTGCCTCTCCGTACCAACCTTGCGCTAAAGGACATTTTCCTATATTCCCATGCCCTGTACAAACTATGGCTGAAAGACAGCTTCGTCTGCTTCTCACCCGAAATATTCGTCCGCATGGAAGAAGGGAAAATCAAGTCCTTCCCCATGAAAGGGACAATTGACGCCACACTGCCGCATGCCGAAGCAATACTGCTGGACGATGCCAAAGAAGCCGCCGAACACGCTACGATCGTCGACCTGATACGCAACGACCTCAGCATGGTTTCCGAACATGTCACCGTTACGTCCTATCGCTACATAGACCGTCTGCAAACCAACAAGGGGCCTATTCTGCAAACAAGTTCCGAAATCTGCGGTAACCTTCCCCATGATTATACAAAGCGGCTCGGCGACATCCTTTTCAAGCTATTGCCGGCCGGCTCCATAACCGGCGCTCCCAAACCGCGCACCATGCAAATCATTGCCGAAGCGGAAGGCTACGAACGAGGTTTCTACACCGGGGTCATGGGCTGCTATGCCGGCGGACGGCTGGACAGCGCCGTTATGATACGCTTCATCGAACAGGAGAACGGTCAACTCTATTTCAAAGCCGGCGGCGGTATCACCGCCCAAAGCCGTTGGGAAAGCGAATACAATGAAGTAAAACAGAAAATATATGTGCCAATTTATTGA
- a CDS encoding aspartate:alanine exchanger family transporter: protein MFTDLLNSSYFALFLIVALGFMLGRIKIKGLSLDVSAVIFIALLFGHFGVIIPKELGNFGLVLFIFTIGIQAGPGFFDSFRSKGKTLIIITLLIICSASLTAIGLKYAFDIDTPSVVGLIAGALTSTPGLAVAIDSTHSPLASIAYGIAYPFGVIGVILFVKLLPRIMHIDLEQEARRLEKERRGQYPELTTCIYRVTNPVVFGRTLMQINARAMTGAVISRHKHEGQISIPTAHTVLHENDYIQAVGSDEALTQLATLVGEREEGELPLSHTQEIESLLLTKKDMINKQLGDLNLMKNFGCTVTRIRRSGIDLSPSPDLALKFGDKLMVVGEKEGLKGLARLLGNNAKKLSDTDFFPIAMGIVLGVLFGKLNISFPGGLSFSPGLTGGILIVALFLSAVGKTGPVIWSMSGPANQLLRQLGLLLFLAEVGTSAGKNLVATFQESGWLLFGVGAAITLLPMLIAVVVGRLVFKISILDLLGTITGGMTSTPGLAAADSMTDSNIPSVAYATVYPIAMVFLILSIQIIATVI, encoded by the coding sequence ATGTTTACTGACCTTCTTAATTCCTCCTATTTCGCCCTTTTCCTTATCGTGGCATTGGGCTTCATGCTGGGAAGAATCAAAATCAAAGGACTATCCCTCGATGTTTCCGCAGTAATCTTCATCGCCCTGCTTTTCGGGCATTTCGGTGTAATCATCCCTAAGGAGCTGGGCAACTTCGGACTCGTATTATTCATATTCACCATCGGCATACAAGCAGGTCCCGGTTTCTTCGACTCTTTCCGGAGCAAAGGGAAAACACTCATAATCATTACCCTGCTGATAATCTGTTCCGCCTCTTTGACGGCAATAGGGCTGAAATATGCTTTCGACATTGATACGCCGAGCGTGGTAGGGCTGATAGCCGGCGCTCTCACCAGTACGCCGGGACTCGCTGTTGCCATCGACAGCACCCATTCACCGCTGGCATCCATAGCCTACGGCATCGCTTACCCATTCGGAGTGATCGGCGTCATCTTGTTTGTAAAGCTGTTGCCCCGCATCATGCACATCGACCTTGAACAGGAAGCCCGCCGTCTGGAAAAAGAACGCCGCGGGCAGTACCCCGAACTGACCACCTGTATCTATCGTGTCACCAACCCCGTCGTCTTCGGCCGCACTTTAATGCAAATCAATGCCCGGGCCATGACCGGTGCAGTAATCTCCCGCCACAAACACGAAGGGCAAATCTCCATCCCAACTGCACATACCGTACTCCACGAAAACGACTATATACAGGCTGTCGGCAGTGACGAAGCCCTGACCCAGCTTGCCACTCTGGTTGGCGAACGCGAAGAAGGCGAACTTCCACTGAGCCATACTCAAGAGATAGAATCTTTGCTCCTAACCAAGAAAGATATGATAAACAAGCAGTTGGGCGATCTGAATCTGATGAAGAACTTCGGCTGTACCGTAACCCGCATCCGCCGAAGCGGCATCGACCTTTCGCCCTCACCCGACCTCGCACTGAAATTCGGAGACAAGTTAATGGTGGTCGGTGAGAAAGAAGGCCTGAAAGGCCTTGCACGCCTGTTGGGCAACAATGCCAAGAAGCTATCCGATACAGATTTCTTCCCGATTGCAATGGGCATTGTGCTTGGGGTATTGTTCGGCAAACTGAATATATCTTTCCCCGGCGGTTTGTCGTTCTCGCCGGGCCTAACGGGCGGCATACTGATAGTCGCCTTGTTTCTCAGCGCCGTTGGCAAAACAGGGCCTGTCATCTGGTCTATGTCAGGGCCCGCCAACCAACTGCTGCGGCAACTGGGACTCCTGCTTTTCCTTGCCGAAGTGGGTACATCCGCCGGAAAGAATCTGGTAGCCACTTTTCAGGAGAGCGGTTGGCTCTTGTTTGGAGTAGGCGCAGCCATTACATTGCTCCCCATGTTGATAGCAGTGGTCGTGGGCAGGTTGGTCTTCAAAATCAGTATTCTCGACTTGCTGGGAACCATTACCGGTGGCATGACGAGTACTCCCGGCTTGGCAGCCGCAGACTCCATGACAGACAGCAATATTCCAAGCGTGGCCTATGCAACGGTCTACCCCATTGCAATGGTCTTCCTCATACTGTCCATTCAAATTATTGCAACGGTGATTTAG
- a CDS encoding DUF2721 domain-containing protein: MEIDLTTPALLFSAISLIMLAYTNRFLSYAGLVRALKEQHQKSHSSVTAAQIANLRKRLYLTRAMQVTGIASLLLCVVSMFFIYIQLYLASVYIFGFALILLIISLAISVYEIYISVKALEIHLNDMDD; encoded by the coding sequence ATGGAAATAGATTTGACTACCCCCGCTTTGCTGTTTTCGGCAATATCTTTGATTATGTTGGCGTATACCAATCGCTTCCTGTCGTATGCAGGCCTTGTGCGTGCTTTGAAGGAACAGCACCAGAAAAGCCATTCGTCTGTGACCGCCGCACAGATCGCCAACTTGCGTAAACGGCTGTATTTGACGCGTGCCATGCAGGTGACGGGCATAGCAAGCTTGTTGCTGTGTGTAGTCAGCATGTTCTTCATCTATATTCAGCTTTATCTTGCATCGGTCTATATTTTCGGCTTTGCACTGATATTGCTGATCATTTCGCTTGCTATTTCGGTGTATGAGATTTATATCTCGGTGAAAGCGTTAGAGATACATCTGAATGATATGGACGATTAA
- a CDS encoding S41 family peptidase, producing MKKIFVYLTLGFTTLTSYAATPLWMRDIQISPDGTEIAFCYKGDIYKVPAKGGAATQLTTQDSYESNPIWSPDGRQIAFASDRYGNFDVFVMPANGGAAQRLTTNSTGETPSAFTPDGKYILFSAAIQDPVESALFPRSAMTELYKVPVTGGRTEQVLGTPAEAICFDKSGNLFFYQDQKGFEDQWRKHHTSSITRDIWTYDTRTGKHSNLTRHAGEDRNPILAPDGQTLYFLSERNGGSFNVYAFPLAQPESVKAVTDFKTHPVRFLSMSNNGTLCYGYDGEIYTQQGGSAPQKVQIEITRDDPSQVEYLNYTNGATSATVSPDGKQIGFIIRGEVFVTSADYATTKQITRTPANESGLSFAPDNRTLAYASERNGNWQLYLAKIARKEDPNFPNATIIKEEVLLPSTTVERACPQFSPDGKELAFIEDRIRLMVLNLETKKVRQITDGSTWYSTNGEFSYAWSPDSKWFTLEFIGNKHDPYSDIGLVSAQGNSPIINLTNSGYMSGSPRFALDGNAILFKTERYGMRAHASWGSQDDAMLIFLNQDAYDKYCLSKEDYELRKELEAEQKKAQGKDAGKDKKKSQKDTGKDKADDDSPQVKDIIVELKNLEDRIVRLTPNSSDMGSVIISKDGETLYYLAAFEDGYDLWKMDLRKKETRLLHKMDAGWASMEMDKSGKNLFLLGGKAMQKMDVASNELKPVNYQAQVKMDLAAEREYMFDHVYKQQQKRFYNTNMHNVDWDSMSAAYRKFLPHINNNYDFAELLSEWLGELNVSHTGGRYYPTGQSEPTASLGLLFDWNYRGKGMRIAEVLEKGPFDNANTKAATGIVIEKIDGTEITPEMDYYTLLNDKAKKKTLVSLYNPQTKERWEEVVIPISNSMLSTLLYTRWVKQRAADVDKWSNGRLGYVHIESMGDDSFRSVYSDILGKYNNREGIIIDTRFNGGGRLHEDIEILFSGKKYFTQVIRGREACDMPSRRWNKPSIMLTCEANYSNAHGTPWVYRHRNIGKLVGMPVPGTMTSVSWERLQDPSLVFGIPVVGYRLPDNSYLENSQLEPDIKVANSPETIVKGEDTQLKVAVEELLKELESVL from the coding sequence ATGAAGAAGATATTCGTCTACCTCACATTGGGTTTCACCACCCTTACCAGCTATGCGGCAACTCCTCTTTGGATGCGCGACATACAAATCTCTCCTGACGGTACAGAAATAGCTTTCTGTTACAAAGGAGATATCTACAAAGTTCCGGCAAAAGGCGGTGCCGCCACGCAGCTCACGACACAGGATTCCTATGAGTCCAACCCCATCTGGTCACCCGACGGCAGACAGATAGCATTTGCCAGCGACCGATATGGCAATTTCGACGTATTCGTAATGCCCGCTAACGGTGGAGCCGCCCAGCGTCTGACTACCAACTCCACAGGAGAAACCCCGTCCGCATTTACACCGGACGGTAAATATATCCTTTTCTCGGCAGCCATTCAAGATCCTGTTGAAAGCGCTTTATTTCCTCGTTCTGCCATGACCGAACTCTACAAAGTTCCTGTAACCGGCGGCCGCACCGAACAAGTCTTGGGTACACCCGCCGAAGCAATCTGTTTTGACAAATCGGGTAACCTTTTCTTCTACCAAGACCAAAAAGGATTTGAAGACCAATGGAGGAAACACCACACATCATCCATAACCCGCGACATATGGACGTATGACACCCGTACAGGCAAACACAGTAATCTCACCCGGCACGCTGGTGAAGACCGCAACCCCATTCTTGCGCCGGACGGACAAACGTTGTACTTTCTGAGCGAACGTAATGGCGGTTCATTCAATGTATATGCCTTTCCGCTTGCCCAACCGGAATCCGTAAAGGCAGTAACGGATTTCAAAACCCACCCCGTCCGTTTCCTCTCCATGAGCAATAACGGAACCTTATGTTATGGCTATGACGGCGAAATATATACGCAGCAAGGTGGTTCGGCTCCACAAAAAGTTCAAATTGAAATCACTCGTGATGATCCGTCGCAAGTGGAATATCTGAATTATACCAACGGAGCAACCTCAGCCACCGTTTCACCGGATGGCAAACAGATAGGATTCATCATACGTGGCGAGGTATTCGTTACCTCTGCAGACTATGCCACTACCAAGCAAATCACCCGTACCCCCGCCAACGAAAGCGGCTTGTCTTTTGCTCCGGACAACCGTACTCTGGCTTATGCCAGCGAGCGTAACGGTAACTGGCAGTTGTACCTTGCCAAAATAGCCCGCAAGGAAGATCCCAATTTTCCCAACGCCACTATCATTAAAGAAGAGGTGCTGCTGCCTTCTACCACCGTTGAGCGCGCCTGCCCCCAGTTCTCACCGGACGGCAAGGAACTTGCCTTCATCGAAGACCGCATCCGGCTGATGGTACTCAATCTCGAAACAAAGAAAGTACGCCAAATAACCGACGGCTCCACCTGGTACAGTACAAATGGCGAGTTCAGCTATGCGTGGTCGCCGGACAGCAAATGGTTCACTCTCGAATTTATCGGCAACAAACATGACCCTTACTCCGACATAGGACTTGTCAGCGCACAAGGCAACAGTCCCATCATTAACCTGACCAACAGCGGTTACATGAGTGGTTCGCCTCGCTTTGCGCTTGACGGCAATGCAATCCTGTTCAAAACAGAGCGTTACGGTATGCGTGCCCATGCCTCATGGGGATCACAAGACGATGCTATGCTTATTTTCCTCAATCAAGATGCTTACGACAAATATTGCTTGAGTAAAGAAGACTATGAGCTACGCAAGGAATTGGAAGCCGAACAGAAAAAAGCACAAGGTAAGGATGCCGGAAAAGACAAGAAAAAGAGTCAGAAAGATACAGGAAAAGATAAAGCCGATGATGATTCTCCTCAAGTGAAAGATATCATTGTGGAACTGAAAAACCTTGAAGACCGCATCGTACGCCTCACCCCTAACTCTTCGGATATGGGAAGCGTCATTATCTCCAAAGATGGTGAAACCCTCTATTACCTTGCCGCCTTTGAAGACGGATACGACCTTTGGAAAATGGACCTTCGCAAGAAAGAAACCCGGTTGCTCCACAAAATGGATGCCGGTTGGGCTTCTATGGAAATGGACAAAAGCGGCAAGAATCTCTTCCTGTTAGGCGGCAAAGCCATGCAGAAAATGGATGTGGCGTCCAATGAATTAAAGCCGGTCAACTATCAGGCACAAGTAAAAATGGATCTGGCAGCAGAGCGTGAATACATGTTCGACCATGTATATAAACAGCAACAGAAACGTTTCTACAACACCAATATGCACAACGTGGATTGGGACTCCATGAGTGCCGCTTACCGTAAATTCCTGCCTCACATCAACAACAATTACGATTTTGCCGAATTACTGAGCGAGTGGCTGGGCGAATTGAACGTATCACATACCGGCGGCCGCTACTACCCGACGGGACAAAGCGAACCGACAGCCAGTCTGGGACTGCTTTTTGACTGGAACTACCGGGGCAAAGGCATGCGCATCGCCGAGGTTCTCGAAAAAGGCCCGTTCGATAATGCCAATACAAAAGCGGCAACAGGCATTGTCATCGAAAAGATTGACGGTACGGAAATTACTCCAGAAATGGATTACTACACATTGTTGAACGACAAGGCCAAGAAGAAAACCCTCGTTTCACTGTACAATCCGCAGACCAAAGAACGCTGGGAAGAAGTTGTAATCCCGATAAGCAACAGCATGCTCAGCACCCTGCTCTATACCCGCTGGGTGAAACAGCGTGCGGCCGATGTAGATAAATGGTCCAACGGCCGTCTCGGATATGTCCACATAGAGTCGATGGGCGACGATAGTTTCCGTTCCGTCTACTCGGACATATTGGGCAAATACAACAATCGCGAGGGAATTATCATCGACACCCGCTTCAACGGGGGTGGCCGCCTGCACGAAGATATTGAGATTTTATTCAGCGGCAAGAAATACTTTACACAAGTAATCCGCGGTCGCGAGGCTTGCGATATGCCCAGCCGCCGCTGGAACAAGCCATCTATCATGCTGACATGCGAAGCCAACTATTCCAATGCACATGGCACACCATGGGTATATCGCCACCGGAATATCGGCAAACTGGTAGGCATGCCGGTTCCGGGCACGATGACCAGCGTATCATGGGAACGTCTGCAAGATCCCTCCCTCGTTTTCGGTATCCCTGTTGTAGGCTACCGTTTGCCAGACAACAGCTATTTGGAAAACAGCCAGTTAGAGCCAGACATCAAAGTTGCCAATTCACCCGAAACGATTGTAAAAGGTGAAGACACCCAACTAAAGGTTGCTGTGGAGGAACTGCTGAAAGAGCTGGAATCTGTTTTGTGA
- a CDS encoding TerB family tellurite resistance protein, which translates to MGAGKWIGGIIGFMAGGPLGALAGYALGSLIDFGSNPANDTTAYGNEHTKEDVFAGQRNSFLFSMLVMASYIIRADGRIMHSEMEYVRNFLRTNFGVAAVGEGERILLNLFEQRKRMDMQNPLTFKNTIRDCGMQIAANLTYEERLQLLGFLANIARSDNNVCREEIEALKEVAAYMGLSEKEVESMLNLGGNSLDAAYKVLEIDPTATDEEVRATYRKLVLKHHPDRVATLGEDIKRAAEEKLQSINNAKEIIYKARGMK; encoded by the coding sequence ATGGGAGCAGGAAAGTGGATTGGTGGTATCATCGGTTTTATGGCAGGTGGACCACTCGGCGCATTAGCCGGATATGCATTGGGTTCGCTGATAGACTTCGGCAGTAACCCTGCAAATGATACGACAGCCTACGGCAACGAACATACAAAAGAAGATGTGTTTGCCGGCCAGCGGAATAGTTTTCTTTTCTCAATGTTGGTAATGGCGTCGTATATCATACGGGCGGACGGACGCATTATGCATAGTGAAATGGAGTACGTCCGCAATTTCTTACGGACAAACTTCGGCGTTGCGGCAGTCGGTGAGGGCGAACGGATACTGCTCAACCTCTTTGAGCAGCGTAAACGCATGGACATGCAGAACCCTCTTACATTCAAGAATACAATCCGCGATTGCGGCATGCAGATTGCAGCTAATCTGACATACGAGGAACGCTTGCAACTACTGGGATTTCTTGCCAACATAGCCCGGAGCGACAACAATGTCTGCCGCGAAGAAATTGAAGCGCTGAAAGAAGTGGCAGCCTATATGGGATTGTCCGAAAAAGAAGTGGAATCGATGCTCAACTTAGGTGGCAACTCATTAGACGCAGCCTACAAAGTACTGGAAATAGACCCCACTGCCACTGATGAAGAAGTGCGTGCCACATATCGCAAATTAGTATTGAAGCACCACCCCGACCGGGTAGCCACATTGGGAGAAGACATCAAGCGTGCTGCCGAAGAGAAATTACAAAGCATCAACAATGCCAAAGAAATTATCTATAAAGCAAGAGGAATGAAATAA
- the aroB gene encoding 3-dehydroquinate synthase: MSKLEVILCESLENSLAEAIEKCPHDRLFILTDEHTHRLCLPQLQNIPAIQDATEIIIGAEDVHKNLETLASVWQALSEQGATRHSLLINLGGGMVTDLGGFAAATFKRGIAYINIPTTLLSMVDASVGGKTGINFNGLKNEIGVFAPASSVLLETEFLRSLDAHNFFSGYAEMLKHGLISTPEHLTELLSFDTEQIDYAALKAMVGRSVQVKENIVEQDPKEHGIRKALNLGHTIGHAFESLALAENRPVLHGYAVAWGIVCELYLSHIKTGFPKEKMRQTIQFIKENYGAFAFNCKQYDRLYELMLHDKKNTAGIINFTLLKEVGDICLNQTADKETIFEVLDFYRECMGI; encoded by the coding sequence ATGAGTAAACTAGAAGTAATTCTTTGTGAGAGTCTGGAAAACAGCCTAGCAGAAGCCATCGAAAAGTGTCCTCATGACAGGCTTTTTATCCTTACCGACGAACATACCCACCGTCTTTGCTTGCCACAGCTGCAAAATATTCCTGCAATACAGGATGCAACTGAAATCATTATCGGTGCAGAAGATGTACACAAAAATCTGGAAACTCTGGCTTCCGTATGGCAAGCCCTAAGCGAACAGGGAGCCACCCGCCATTCACTGTTAATAAATTTGGGTGGAGGCATGGTGACCGACCTCGGCGGTTTTGCCGCCGCCACCTTCAAGCGTGGAATAGCGTATATCAATATCCCCACTACCCTACTTTCCATGGTAGACGCCTCAGTAGGCGGAAAAACAGGCATAAACTTCAATGGACTGAAAAATGAGATCGGCGTCTTTGCTCCTGCCTCCAGTGTGCTGTTGGAAACAGAGTTTCTACGCAGCCTCGATGCTCATAATTTCTTCTCCGGCTATGCAGAAATGCTGAAGCATGGTCTCATCAGTACTCCCGAACACCTCACAGAATTATTATCTTTCGATACGGAACAAATAGATTATGCCGCCCTCAAAGCAATGGTCGGCCGTTCTGTTCAAGTGAAAGAGAATATTGTAGAACAAGACCCCAAAGAACATGGCATACGCAAGGCACTTAACCTCGGTCATACCATAGGACATGCTTTTGAGAGCCTTGCTTTAGCAGAGAATCGTCCGGTGCTACATGGCTATGCCGTAGCCTGGGGAATTGTATGTGAGCTTTACCTCTCACACATAAAAACAGGCTTTCCAAAAGAGAAAATGCGCCAGACCATTCAATTTATCAAAGAGAATTACGGAGCCTTTGCCTTCAACTGTAAACAATACGACCGTCTCTACGAACTAATGCTGCACGACAAGAAAAATACTGCCGGCATCATCAACTTTACTCTGCTCAAAGAAGTAGGCGATATATGTCTGAACCAAACAGCAGATAAGGAAACTATTTTTGAAGTATTAGACTTTTATCGGGAATGTATGGGTATATAA